A single window of Treponema denticola ATCC 35405 DNA harbors:
- a CDS encoding SPOR domain-containing protein translates to MEQKKILWIVLFISLFALIIFGVGLYLYAPFRNKSTMTAAQISDLGRIEADKTDTSVDPLQWTRNPESIPPLEPDSTTLVNIANNITVVNGEGQTGTTETSINVSDLTNTQKDEKTASLPENLAANLNTNQEGNKKNSDTETQTTPAKEANQNTGVASVKGVTSNTVQKPKTEKKTPQKTEKPAVKTSPAQKTVSTLYWVQTASLTSRLNAEAARDTLTSKHMKAEIFTKETATGLTHRVRVGPFKNKTEAEYWLKKIKEIKGFEGSYVTQDRKKS, encoded by the coding sequence ATGGAACAGAAAAAAATTTTATGGATAGTACTTTTTATTTCGTTGTTTGCTCTGATTATCTTCGGTGTCGGTTTATACCTGTATGCCCCATTCCGTAATAAAAGCACTATGACTGCAGCACAAATATCCGATTTAGGCAGAATAGAAGCAGATAAAACGGATACAAGCGTTGATCCTCTTCAATGGACTCGAAATCCCGAATCAATTCCTCCGCTTGAGCCGGATTCTACGACACTTGTAAATATTGCCAACAATATAACCGTTGTAAACGGTGAAGGCCAAACAGGAACAACAGAAACCTCTATCAACGTAAGCGATTTAACTAATACTCAAAAGGACGAAAAAACTGCAAGTTTACCGGAAAATCTTGCTGCAAATTTAAACACAAACCAAGAAGGCAATAAAAAAAATTCCGATACCGAAACACAAACTACTCCTGCAAAAGAAGCTAATCAAAATACAGGCGTAGCTTCGGTAAAAGGCGTAACCTCAAATACGGTTCAAAAACCTAAAACCGAAAAGAAGACTCCTCAAAAAACGGAAAAGCCTGCTGTCAAAACAAGCCCTGCTCAAAAAACGGTTTCCACACTGTACTGGGTTCAAACAGCTTCTTTGACAAGCCGCTTAAATGCAGAAGCAGCAAGAGATACCCTCACCTCAAAACACATGAAGGCGGAAATCTTTACCAAAGAGACGGCAACAGGGCTTACACACCGAGTCAGAGTCGGACCGTTTAAAAACAAAACCGAGGCCGAATATTGGCTTAAAAAAATAAAAGAAATTAAGGGTTTTGAAGGAAGTTATGTAACCCAAGACCGAAAAAAAAGCTGA
- a CDS encoding type I 3-dehydroquinate dehydratase: protein MSTKVCLVLTEKTIEKNLSALEKYKKFIDIAELRVDYLNQSEILYLRNFPERAGIPCILTVRRKSDGGNFTGGEGARMTIFARGLAFANADPIKNFSYIDLESDFDSSGIEEAARAFDIKIIRSLHSKVPVKNIVKTVEGLSRFETDIPKLAFTANCLNDVSELFKASKLIKNQEYILSVMGPYGLSSRILSNKLNSQIVYTFTPEYIKKNKLEQELIDPETLEELYGFSKIDEETSLYGVIGKDVNTSLSPQIHNKGFKRKNLNSVYIPISAVSSKEALDFANLLKIKGLSVTAPFKSEIIPLINSISEASKFIGAVNTLVSENKKWFGYNTDVDGFQQALMEFLNEKDLRKYKVAIIGAGGAARAVAEVISSLHGKACIFNRTAEKAKNIAEKYKFKWALLDPINIKQLHAFSELIIQTTNAGMEPDIYMDPLNFYTFTGKEKVFELIYRPETTKMLKRARTAGCQVCNGYKMLEYQAYHQFKAFAGKEYL, encoded by the coding sequence ATGTCTACAAAGGTCTGTCTTGTTTTAACGGAAAAAACAATCGAAAAAAATCTTTCCGCACTGGAAAAGTATAAGAAGTTTATTGATATTGCGGAGCTTCGTGTAGATTATCTCAATCAAAGCGAAATACTCTATTTAAGGAATTTCCCTGAACGGGCCGGAATCCCTTGTATCTTAACCGTTCGAAGAAAATCTGACGGCGGAAATTTTACGGGAGGCGAAGGTGCAAGGATGACAATCTTTGCACGCGGCCTTGCCTTTGCAAACGCCGACCCGATAAAAAATTTTTCTTATATAGATTTGGAAAGCGATTTTGATTCATCCGGAATCGAAGAAGCGGCAAGGGCCTTTGATATTAAAATAATAAGAAGCCTTCACAGTAAGGTTCCGGTAAAAAATATAGTAAAGACCGTAGAAGGGTTAAGCCGTTTTGAAACCGACATTCCCAAATTGGCTTTTACGGCAAATTGTTTAAACGATGTTTCCGAGCTTTTTAAAGCATCAAAGCTGATAAAAAACCAAGAGTACATTTTATCGGTTATGGGGCCATACGGTTTAAGCTCCCGTATCCTATCAAATAAATTAAATTCCCAAATAGTATATACCTTCACTCCCGAATACATAAAGAAAAATAAACTTGAACAAGAACTTATAGATCCTGAAACTTTAGAAGAATTATACGGATTTTCAAAAATCGATGAGGAGACAAGTCTTTATGGAGTTATAGGTAAGGATGTAAACACAAGTTTGAGCCCCCAAATTCATAATAAGGGTTTTAAACGAAAAAATCTTAATTCCGTTTATATCCCAATATCGGCGGTGTCATCAAAGGAAGCCTTGGACTTTGCCAATCTTCTTAAGATAAAAGGTCTTTCCGTTACGGCTCCTTTTAAAAGCGAAATCATTCCTCTGATAAATTCCATATCCGAAGCCTCTAAATTTATCGGAGCCGTAAATACCTTGGTAAGCGAAAACAAAAAATGGTTCGGCTATAATACGGATGTTGACGGTTTTCAGCAGGCTTTAATGGAATTCTTAAACGAAAAAGACTTACGCAAATATAAGGTCGCTATTATAGGGGCCGGAGGAGCAGCCAGAGCCGTCGCAGAAGTAATAAGCTCTCTCCATGGAAAAGCCTGTATCTTTAATCGTACGGCCGAAAAAGCTAAAAACATAGCCGAAAAATATAAATTTAAATGGGCACTATTGGATCCTATAAATATAAAACAGCTTCATGCTTTTTCGGAACTGATAATTCAAACCACAAATGCCGGTATGGAGCCCGACATATATATGGACCCTCTTAATTTTTATACCTTTACAGGAAAAGAAAAAGTATTTGAGTTAATCTACAGGCCTGAAACCACTAAGATGTTAAAGCGGGCAAGGACGGCAGGATGTCAGGTTTGTAACGGCTATAAAATGCTTGAATATCAAGCCTATCATCAATTTAAAGCTTTTGCAGGAAAGGAGTATTTATAA
- the rpiA gene encoding ribose-5-phosphate isomerase RpiA, whose amino-acid sequence MDTSQLKERVAYHAIDTLFSEGKIFDGMKIGLGTGSTAMPAVHRLAQLLSSGKLKKIYAVPTSFQTSIECEKLGIPIYSLSSQQIGGSLDLAIDGADEIDPDKNLIKGGGAALLKEKIIAYNSKEFVVIADERKKVKSMGKGFALPIEIIPEARLSITKALEAQGIEVFLREGVKKMGPVVTDNGNFIIDVKWPKAADVDPKALEESLNKITGVVENGFFTKNTPRVFIVHQDGNIEDL is encoded by the coding sequence ATGGACACGTCACAGTTAAAAGAAAGAGTTGCCTATCATGCAATAGACACTCTTTTTTCGGAAGGAAAAATTTTTGACGGAATGAAGATAGGACTCGGCACAGGCTCTACAGCTATGCCGGCTGTACACCGTCTCGCCCAATTATTGTCGTCAGGTAAGTTAAAAAAAATATACGCCGTACCTACAAGTTTTCAAACATCAATCGAATGTGAAAAACTAGGCATCCCTATTTATTCTTTAAGTTCTCAGCAAATAGGAGGAAGCTTAGACCTTGCTATAGACGGAGCAGACGAAATCGACCCCGATAAAAACCTAATCAAGGGAGGCGGAGCTGCCCTCCTCAAAGAAAAAATAATAGCATATAATTCAAAAGAATTTGTTGTCATTGCCGATGAAAGAAAAAAAGTTAAATCTATGGGAAAAGGATTTGCCCTTCCGATAGAAATTATACCGGAAGCACGTTTAAGTATTACAAAGGCTCTTGAAGCCCAAGGCATAGAAGTATTTCTGCGTGAGGGCGTAAAAAAAATGGGACCTGTTGTTACCGACAACGGAAACTTTATAATTGATGTAAAATGGCCTAAAGCAGCCGATGTAGATCCCAAAGCCTTGGAAGAAAGTTTAAACAAGATTACAGGTGTAGTAGAAAACGGTTTTTTTACAAAAAACACTCCAAGAGTATTTATCGTACACCAAGATGGAAATATAGAAGATTTATAA
- a CDS encoding PASTA domain-containing protein translates to MGLGDIADSIESNGKVIVITSLVMLVFFIIVSTIVFFMSVKTADQVLVPNIEGEKFEDAVLKLQVKELYPRLQLRFSDNTEDAGTVLEQSPPAGTIVKAGKRITVTVSSGAVLDRVENYVGKTLSEVQQHFASLFTSGRKQLISIKEPIMYKSSSIPAGTILEQNPAPDTKISEGVFIEFIVSKGPENEKVSVPNMEGLKLDDIYSAIAQSKISFVIKAEVNSSLDAPVVVSQSQPADSSIDAYSQIELGMQFPDSTEKMVYGVYSPALPRYPYPVKVTVDAVYPDGKRKELISFNHQGGKCSIPYGLPQGTVLVLTVLNKQVQMFEVKQ, encoded by the coding sequence ATGGGTCTTGGTGATATTGCAGACAGCATAGAAAGTAACGGAAAAGTGATAGTTATTACTTCTTTAGTAATGCTTGTGTTTTTTATTATTGTTTCTACAATCGTGTTTTTTATGTCGGTAAAAACGGCCGATCAAGTTTTGGTTCCTAATATCGAAGGCGAAAAATTTGAAGATGCGGTTCTTAAACTACAGGTTAAAGAACTCTATCCTCGTCTTCAGTTAAGATTTTCGGATAATACCGAAGATGCAGGGACGGTTTTAGAGCAAAGCCCTCCTGCAGGAACTATCGTTAAAGCCGGAAAAAGAATAACTGTCACTGTAAGCAGTGGTGCCGTTCTTGACAGAGTAGAAAATTATGTGGGAAAAACCTTATCGGAGGTTCAACAGCATTTTGCCTCTCTTTTTACTTCAGGCCGTAAACAGTTGATTTCGATAAAAGAACCGATTATGTACAAATCAAGTTCAATTCCTGCCGGTACGATTTTGGAGCAAAATCCCGCTCCGGATACAAAGATATCCGAAGGCGTTTTTATTGAATTTATTGTAAGCAAGGGCCCTGAAAATGAGAAGGTTTCCGTTCCAAACATGGAAGGGCTTAAACTTGACGATATTTATTCTGCAATAGCTCAAAGTAAAATTTCATTTGTAATAAAAGCCGAAGTCAATTCTTCTCTTGATGCCCCGGTTGTTGTCAGTCAAAGCCAGCCGGCAGATTCCTCTATAGATGCTTACTCTCAAATAGAATTAGGTATGCAATTCCCCGATTCTACCGAAAAAATGGTTTACGGTGTTTATTCGCCTGCTTTACCTAGATATCCTTATCCGGTAAAAGTTACGGTTGATGCCGTATATCCTGACGGAAAGAGAAAGGAGCTTATAAGTTTTAATCATCAGGGAGGAAAATGCAGCATTCCTTACGGTCTTCCCCAAGGGACGGTTCTTGTTCTAACCGTATTAAACAAACAGGTTCAAATGTTTGAAGTAAAACAATAG
- the fmt gene encoding methionyl-tRNA formyltransferase has translation MRILFAGTPSCAVPALNLIAREFDLCGVLTNPPAPAGRNKKMQDSDTALAVKELIKEGVLPENFPILTPQKLDDNYRKELEALKSELLVCFAYGKIFGPKTMALFPLGGINIHPSLLPRWRGPAPVPAAILAGDKLTGITIQTLAQKTDCGSILGQLEIPLNDSETTESLLADCADKCCPLLRDVLSDFENKLKQARPQEEAKALYCSMLKKEDGLIDWSKPAEEIERKIRAFTPWPGCFTFKNSEKISIIEANLYEDASNEMTKNKKFGTILGTDKKCGILIQTGNGILAVSVLQKQAKKKLEWKDFLNGSPDFLEGGFET, from the coding sequence ATGAGAATCCTTTTTGCGGGAACTCCTTCCTGTGCCGTACCTGCCTTAAACCTGATAGCTCGCGAATTTGACCTTTGCGGAGTATTGACAAATCCTCCGGCTCCGGCAGGACGGAATAAAAAGATGCAGGATTCCGATACGGCTCTTGCAGTAAAGGAGCTTATAAAAGAAGGTGTTTTACCGGAAAACTTTCCTATTTTGACACCTCAAAAACTTGATGATAATTATAGAAAAGAACTTGAGGCTTTAAAATCGGAGCTTTTGGTTTGTTTTGCCTACGGTAAAATTTTCGGACCTAAGACTATGGCTCTTTTTCCGCTGGGCGGAATAAATATTCATCCCTCTCTTTTACCAAGGTGGAGGGGGCCGGCCCCTGTTCCTGCGGCCATATTGGCGGGAGATAAACTTACCGGAATTACGATTCAGACCCTTGCTCAAAAAACGGATTGCGGAAGTATTTTGGGACAGCTTGAAATTCCCTTAAATGATTCCGAAACAACGGAAAGCCTTTTAGCCGATTGTGCCGATAAGTGCTGCCCGCTTTTACGTGATGTGCTTTCGGATTTTGAAAACAAATTAAAGCAGGCAAGGCCTCAGGAAGAGGCAAAAGCTCTTTATTGCTCAATGTTAAAAAAAGAAGACGGGCTTATAGATTGGTCAAAGCCGGCTGAAGAAATTGAAAGAAAAATAAGGGCATTTACCCCATGGCCGGGCTGCTTTACCTTTAAAAACAGCGAAAAAATAAGCATAATTGAAGCTAATTTATATGAAGATGCTTCAAATGAAATGACAAAAAATAAAAAATTTGGTACAATACTGGGTACCGATAAGAAATGCGGTATTTTAATTCAAACAGGAAATGGAATACTCGCTGTTTCGGTATTACAAAAGCAGGCAAAAAAAAAGCTTGAATGGAAGGATTTTTTAAACGGCTCTCCGGATTTTTTGGAAGGCGGTTTTGAAACATAA
- the def gene encoding peptide deformylase: MKVLYLGEETLREVSKPVEKIDENIKSLIDEMFVTVKKENGIGLAAPQVGENIRLFIVFINEQKYVFINPEIIETSQEMCLMEEGCLSIPKVYDEVMRPSAVKVQFLNIDGKIKTIEASGLLARVIQHENDHLNGILFIDRLSEEKKAEAIEKFEHKKALFSKKRIRLR, from the coding sequence ATGAAAGTATTATATTTAGGCGAAGAAACTTTGAGGGAAGTATCCAAACCTGTTGAAAAAATAGATGAAAATATTAAAAGCTTAATCGACGAAATGTTTGTTACCGTAAAAAAAGAAAACGGTATAGGCTTGGCGGCTCCGCAAGTAGGAGAAAACATAAGACTTTTTATCGTATTTATAAACGAACAAAAATATGTTTTTATAAACCCTGAAATTATCGAAACGTCTCAGGAAATGTGTTTGATGGAAGAAGGCTGTTTGAGCATACCTAAGGTCTATGATGAAGTTATGAGACCTTCAGCCGTAAAAGTGCAGTTTTTAAATATTGACGGTAAAATAAAGACCATTGAGGCCTCAGGACTCCTTGCCAGAGTTATTCAGCATGAAAATGACCACTTAAACGGAATTCTTTTTATAGACCGTTTAAGCGAAGAAAAAAAGGCCGAAGCTATCGAAAAGTTTGAGCATAAAAAGGCTCTTTTTTCAAAAAAGAGGATCCGCCTGAGATGA
- a CDS encoding helix-turn-helix domain-containing protein: MTTLIDVQFIAGKDGKPEYAVIPFKVFQTLCNHKVREFNEKETIPHEVIKKIHLEDMSSIQAWREYLNLTQTEIAEKMGISQAAYSQMETSKKNRKATLEKIAQAMNIDYLQLRI; the protein is encoded by the coding sequence ATGACAACACTTATTGATGTTCAATTTATAGCAGGAAAGGACGGGAAACCGGAATATGCGGTTATTCCTTTTAAAGTTTTTCAAACATTATGTAATCATAAGGTAAGAGAATTTAACGAAAAAGAAACAATTCCGCATGAAGTAATAAAAAAAATACATTTGGAAGATATGAGTTCCATTCAGGCATGGCGTGAATACTTAAACCTTACACAGACTGAAATTGCCGAAAAAATGGGGATAAGCCAAGCAGCCTATAGTCAGATGGAAACATCCAAAAAGAATCGAAAAGCAACACTGGAAAAAATAGCCCAAGCTATGAATATTGACTATTTGCAATTACGAATATAA
- a CDS encoding type II toxin-antitoxin system RelE family toxin — translation MISIRWSRKASKQLNKIQKADKKQILEAVDTLSGFPYVLNVKALSNHKYDYRLRVGRYRILFNHIEKIHILSIEEVKKRDDNTY, via the coding sequence ATGATATCGATTAGATGGAGCCGAAAAGCGTCAAAACAACTTAACAAAATACAAAAAGCTGATAAAAAGCAAATTCTTGAAGCTGTTGATACTTTATCCGGATTTCCGTATGTTTTAAATGTAAAAGCATTAAGTAATCATAAATACGATTATCGATTGCGTGTCGGTAGATATAGGATTCTATTTAATCACATTGAAAAAATACATATATTATCAATCGAGGAGGTAAAAAAAAGAGATGACAACACTTATTGA
- a CDS encoding CbiQ family ECF transporter T component, translating into MDIRPLFSYRRGTSFLHRMSPLLKLFFLFGFTAIIFFFPNYVFFYSVFFVFFARFIGFSFLEQLRDLKPILPYCLLLVSLHVFSVLIKTESSIKDLVFLILKLICLMQISSLFFNTTSSLQLKETLEKILPFKLAVLFSLFLFFIPLLFSIWTKLDHSWKARGGKKSLLKIFKLFPIFISEALYKGQKLMYALRNRSE; encoded by the coding sequence TTGGATATAAGGCCCTTATTTTCTTACCGAAGGGGAACGAGCTTTTTACATAGGATGTCCCCCCTTTTAAAATTGTTTTTTCTTTTCGGCTTTACAGCCATAATTTTTTTCTTTCCTAATTATGTTTTCTTTTATTCGGTCTTTTTTGTTTTTTTTGCCCGTTTTATAGGTTTTTCGTTTTTAGAGCAATTACGGGATTTAAAACCGATTCTGCCTTATTGCCTGCTTCTTGTAAGCCTCCATGTTTTTTCGGTTCTTATAAAAACGGAAAGCAGTATAAAGGATTTGGTCTTTCTTATTTTAAAACTCATCTGTCTTATGCAGATAAGCTCCCTTTTTTTTAATACCACAAGCTCTCTTCAATTGAAGGAGACATTAGAAAAAATTTTACCCTTTAAGCTTGCTGTTTTGTTTTCCCTTTTTTTGTTTTTTATTCCTCTTTTGTTTTCTATTTGGACAAAGCTGGATCACTCTTGGAAGGCAAGGGGAGGAAAAAAAAGTCTTTTAAAAATTTTTAAACTTTTTCCGATTTTTATTTCCGAAGCCCTTTACAAAGGCCAAAAACTGATGTATGCACTGCGAAACCGCTCAGAATGA
- a CDS encoding ABC transporter ATP-binding protein: MKAEIISLKNISKTFVQSSFDGTVNFKALDEISLSVFKGESILISGANGSGKTLLMSIIAGLIRPSSGLVDVKERCGIVFQDSDLQILGETPEEDIMFGLKNIKLPQEERKKRLETALEKTGLKDKRYYSSRSLSGGEKRRLCVAGILAMKFPVIIFDEPYANLDYEGVVQVNSLIKELKTENYTLLILSHELEKCYALADRFLVLHRGKKVFDGTAEEGLRQNLKEWSIRPPLTSYTKREDLIWI; this comes from the coding sequence ATGAAAGCAGAAATTATAAGCTTAAAAAATATAAGCAAGACCTTTGTTCAAAGCTCTTTTGACGGAACGGTTAATTTTAAGGCCTTGGATGAAATTTCTTTGAGCGTTTTTAAGGGAGAGAGCATTCTTATTTCAGGCGCTAACGGTTCGGGAAAAACTCTTCTTATGTCGATTATTGCAGGGCTTATAAGGCCATCATCGGGGCTTGTAGATGTAAAAGAAAGATGCGGCATAGTTTTTCAGGATTCAGACTTACAGATATTGGGAGAAACACCTGAGGAAGATATTATGTTCGGGCTAAAAAATATAAAACTTCCGCAGGAAGAAAGAAAAAAAAGACTGGAAACTGCCTTGGAAAAAACAGGCTTAAAGGATAAGCGTTATTATTCTTCCCGTTCCTTATCGGGAGGAGAAAAGAGGCGGCTTTGCGTTGCAGGAATTTTGGCGATGAAGTTTCCGGTAATCATCTTTGATGAGCCCTATGCAAATTTGGATTATGAAGGGGTAGTGCAGGTTAATTCCCTTATTAAAGAATTAAAGACCGAAAACTATACCCTTCTTATTTTAAGCCATGAGCTTGAAAAATGTTATGCCCTCGCCGACAGGTTTTTAGTTCTCCATAGGGGGAAAAAGGTTTTTGATGGGACTGCTGAAGAGGGCTTAAGACAAAACCTAAAAGAATGGAGTATAAGGCCTCCTCTTACTTCATACACAAAAAGGGAGGATTTAATTTGGATATAA
- a CDS encoding biotin transporter BioY, translating to MSSNFKLSIMPIFVPLFAALIAVSGFIAFPLPGTPVPIVLQNMMPILASGLLGGLYGTASTALFLIAGLLGLPVFSGGRGGLAHLLGPTGGFLIGYLAAAAFLIIFFRKPGAKDLALVSSGKNNSIKLINYLKIIAASFSGFALIYVFGIARFMQLTNRGLFESLSLACIPYLPGDFIKMILVSALIYKLRPVTARYFLEASS from the coding sequence ATGAGCTCAAATTTTAAACTATCGATTATGCCGATTTTTGTTCCGCTTTTTGCGGCTCTTATTGCCGTAAGCGGTTTTATAGCATTTCCTCTTCCCGGAACTCCCGTTCCAATAGTGCTTCAAAATATGATGCCTATTTTGGCATCGGGGCTTTTAGGGGGGCTTTACGGGACGGCTTCAACAGCTCTTTTTTTGATTGCCGGTTTACTCGGCCTTCCCGTTTTTTCGGGCGGAAGAGGGGGGCTTGCACATCTTTTAGGGCCGACGGGAGGCTTTTTAATCGGCTATCTTGCGGCAGCAGCTTTTTTAATTATTTTTTTTAGAAAGCCCGGAGCAAAGGACCTTGCCTTAGTTTCTTCAGGTAAAAATAATAGCATTAAGTTAATAAACTATTTAAAAATAATTGCAGCCTCTTTTTCAGGCTTTGCTCTTATTTATGTTTTTGGGATAGCAAGATTTATGCAGCTTACAAACAGGGGGCTTTTTGAATCATTGAGCCTTGCCTGTATTCCTTATTTGCCGGGGGATTTTATCAAGATGATATTAGTTTCCGCTTTAATTTATAAGCTGCGTCCCGTTACGGCAAGATATTTTTTAGAGGCTTCTTCTTAA
- a CDS encoding ATP-binding cassette domain-containing protein produces MKQIKPESLLSVNLKVIKRHPFFFLAAMVSAFLLQFTAGLFPAFIEKQMFSLFENKIDLPLGVWFIIILMATGFLFTAFAYITMNMGWLFRTKIKKLFVSKMLRAIILQPKEFDTSEAIGETAYKFREDIDQLSFLLTGSFPHFSTSLAIAIVTVVLMFSVNVTFTFIALVLIALNIGIITLLLPKVERWRENSLKAAAATSGFLTTALQSAQEIKTDYKNQNFIDAYFNINQKAAKAALQENIGSSLIKSLFRLGHQLITSAMLIFIALNIETISFSVGDLAFFISLSVSLSNFASSVSDFFVSIKQTKISLERVQDIYTKAKNEDEQLDIKSPQEYNIESIVVKNLCVEYPESNFKIEKSFEVSGGEYYFITGAVASGKSSLIKSMLGITKKAGGEIILNGKIIEKPEAIFVSPLAVYVPPTPQIFNASLRENLLLGLSSEAEGTITEAEIQKVLRITRLDKDMETMPNGLETKVGNLTGGVSGGQTQRIGIARALLCKTKLVVLDDCFTAVDSGLAGEIRKDIAALDDLTVIEISNRCPNLEMIPRIKQLEF; encoded by the coding sequence ATGAAACAAATTAAACCGGAATCCTTATTATCGGTTAACTTAAAAGTTATAAAACGGCATCCGTTTTTTTTCTTGGCGGCAATGGTCTCGGCTTTTTTGCTTCAGTTTACCGCCGGATTGTTTCCTGCATTTATCGAAAAGCAAATGTTTTCTCTTTTTGAAAATAAAATTGATTTGCCATTGGGTGTTTGGTTTATTATTATTTTGATGGCGACCGGATTTTTGTTTACAGCTTTTGCATATATAACTATGAATATGGGATGGCTTTTTAGAACAAAAATAAAAAAACTTTTTGTAAGTAAAATGCTTCGGGCAATTATATTACAACCGAAAGAGTTTGATACTTCTGAGGCAATCGGGGAAACCGCTTATAAATTCCGTGAAGATATAGATCAACTTTCTTTTTTACTCACAGGATCTTTTCCGCATTTTTCTACATCTTTAGCTATTGCTATCGTAACGGTTGTGTTAATGTTTTCTGTTAATGTAACTTTTACGTTTATTGCTCTTGTTTTAATTGCTTTGAATATTGGGATTATTACTTTGCTGCTTCCAAAGGTAGAACGCTGGCGTGAAAACAGCCTCAAAGCGGCTGCGGCAACTTCAGGTTTTTTAACGACTGCATTACAATCCGCCCAAGAAATAAAAACCGATTATAAAAATCAAAACTTTATCGATGCTTATTTTAATATAAATCAAAAAGCTGCGAAAGCCGCTCTTCAGGAAAATATCGGCAGCTCTTTAATTAAATCACTGTTTAGATTGGGGCATCAGCTGATTACTTCGGCAATGTTGATTTTTATTGCTTTAAACATCGAGACTATTAGTTTTTCTGTGGGAGATCTTGCTTTTTTTATCAGCTTATCTGTTTCACTTTCAAACTTTGCATCTTCTGTTTCGGATTTTTTTGTCAGCATAAAACAAACAAAAATTTCTCTGGAGCGTGTTCAAGATATTTATACAAAAGCTAAAAACGAGGATGAACAGCTTGATATAAAAAGTCCGCAAGAATATAATATCGAGTCCATTGTTGTAAAAAATCTTTGTGTGGAGTATCCCGAGAGCAATTTTAAAATAGAAAAATCGTTCGAGGTTTCCGGCGGGGAGTATTATTTTATTACAGGTGCCGTTGCTTCGGGAAAAAGTTCTCTGATAAAGTCCATGCTGGGAATTACTAAAAAAGCCGGCGGTGAAATAATCTTAAATGGAAAAATAATAGAAAAGCCCGAAGCGATTTTTGTTTCGCCCCTTGCCGTTTATGTTCCGCCGACCCCGCAAATTTTTAACGCAAGCTTGCGTGAAAATCTTTTACTCGGTCTTAGCTCTGAAGCGGAAGGGACCATTACCGAAGCGGAAATCCAAAAAGTTTTAAGAATTACCCGCTTAGACAAAGACATGGAAACCATGCCCAACGGCTTGGAAACAAAAGTCGGTAACTTAACGGGTGGCGTTTCAGGCGGACAAACCCAACGCATTGGAATTGCAAGGGCTCTTTTATGTAAGACTAAACTTGTAGTTTTAGACGATTGCTTTACTGCCGTTGATTCCGGGCTCGCAGGCGAAATTCGCAAAGACATCGCCGCTCTCGATGATTTAACGGTAATCGAAATAAGCAATCGCTGCCCAAATCTTGAAATGATTCCGAGAATAAAACAGCTTGAGTTTTAA